A single window of Nocardia sp. NBC_01327 DNA harbors:
- a CDS encoding site-specific integrase has translation MFETHCRIGEPKPFKPSLARASGKTKRQAKDALKERCAEWKPKATWGGSYDKKCTVADAARAWLTSYEKHPGKRPQNSQTYRKEIERSTSTRAKKDKFVVVDSTLGRMQAVDVKPYHIRLHLEELNWSTTKQEVHKSLLRMTFQMLVEDGLLDFNPVASVRIHGRVGPRRKAGRAGAVNPYFPDEPQPLTPDEMRRYWQLEAARFADPANRRPKRYRDYTKLAYTLAARPSEAVAVQWGDVDFAAGTVTIAGTIVDCSLRVWQVRKVVDDYALAAHEIVVRGDWHELDDQAVVTVAFRQPFTKTRGSMRTIKVDAECLAMLRERKLAAAPGQALVFPSRVGKILRTNKLSTVWHAIVKDTELSWSTLKTLRSTRATRVAEVHGIPAARLILGHDENSAITTQAYVSLARPVVDFADAG, from the coding sequence GTGTTCGAAACCCATTGCCGGATCGGTGAACCCAAGCCATTCAAGCCGAGCCTGGCGCGGGCGTCGGGCAAGACCAAACGGCAAGCCAAGGACGCGCTTAAGGAGCGTTGCGCCGAGTGGAAGCCGAAGGCTACGTGGGGCGGTAGCTACGACAAGAAGTGCACGGTCGCCGACGCAGCTCGCGCGTGGCTCACGTCGTACGAGAAGCACCCCGGGAAGAGGCCGCAGAACAGCCAGACGTACCGGAAAGAGATCGAGCGATCGACCAGTACTCGTGCGAAGAAAGACAAGTTCGTGGTCGTCGATTCGACGCTGGGACGGATGCAAGCCGTGGATGTGAAGCCGTACCACATCCGACTTCATCTCGAAGAACTGAACTGGAGCACCACGAAACAAGAGGTCCACAAATCGCTGCTGCGCATGACGTTCCAGATGCTGGTAGAGGACGGGTTGCTGGATTTCAACCCGGTTGCCTCGGTGAGAATCCATGGGCGGGTGGGGCCTCGGAGGAAGGCCGGACGGGCCGGTGCGGTCAACCCGTACTTCCCGGACGAGCCGCAGCCTCTGACACCCGATGAGATGCGCCGGTACTGGCAGCTGGAAGCGGCGCGGTTCGCCGATCCCGCCAACCGAAGGCCGAAGCGGTACCGGGATTACACGAAGCTGGCGTACACGCTGGCAGCGCGTCCTAGCGAAGCGGTGGCGGTGCAGTGGGGCGATGTCGACTTCGCCGCGGGGACGGTGACCATCGCCGGCACGATCGTCGATTGCTCGCTTCGGGTGTGGCAGGTCCGCAAGGTCGTCGACGATTACGCGCTCGCCGCACACGAGATCGTCGTCCGTGGCGACTGGCACGAGCTCGATGATCAAGCCGTGGTGACGGTGGCCTTCCGGCAACCGTTCACCAAGACCCGTGGTTCTATGCGGACCATCAAAGTCGACGCGGAGTGTCTCGCAATGCTGCGAGAACGCAAGCTCGCCGCGGCGCCGGGGCAGGCATTGGTCTTCCCGAGCCGGGTCGGAAAGATCCTGCGCACCAACAAGCTGTCGACCGTCTGGCACGCGATCGTCAAGGACACCGAGCTGTCCTGGTCGACGCTCAAGACGCTGCGCAGCACCCGTGCCACCCGGGTCGCGGAGGTCCACGGGATCCCGGCAGCACGGCTGATCCTGGGGCACGATGAGAACTCGGCTATCACCACGCAGGCGTACGTGAGCCTGGCACGACCGGTGGTCGATTTCGCGGACGCCGGATGA
- a CDS encoding DNA-binding protein, with the protein MDIDAECDGENSQKMLGVEGEAAARGDTCELATPAEAAGFLRTTVAKLANDRYLGVGPRYVKYGRSVLYPWKYLRAFVDEHTVHGL; encoded by the coding sequence ATGGATATTGATGCGGAATGCGACGGCGAGAATTCACAGAAGATGCTCGGGGTCGAGGGCGAGGCGGCTGCACGAGGGGATACGTGCGAGTTGGCAACTCCTGCGGAGGCTGCCGGGTTTCTTCGCACGACCGTAGCCAAGCTTGCCAACGACCGGTACCTGGGTGTCGGTCCGCGCTACGTGAAGTACGGCCGCAGTGTGTTGTATCCATGGAAATACTTACGGGCGTTCGTGGATGAGCACACGGTCCACGGTCTGTAG
- a CDS encoding glycosyltransferase family 87 protein, whose product MFLRQLEPRTARTTAEVLNFALWPLAVLTVLHRVFIKAVNVTITDDFKPVYNASLAFLNHRAIYAENFNSTDPHYLYPPSGTLMIAPLAIIDPEKSRWCFILINAIAILVAWYLLLKLFNFTLNSVAAPALLLAMFMSETVINTLVFTNIDGCLLMAMVAFIHLLLKRRDLWAGVALGLAIAVKGPLIAPLLLIPLVRGQWKVFITALGIPVVLNLLAWPLIVDYGRFWSHTLPYLAESRDYFNSAIVGNAMYYGVAEWLTWTIRIVLGVMVLISLWLLYRYYRDDEVFFICTASGILFGGTMLLGSLGQMYYSMFLIPMIMTVVQRNSVMRNWPAWVAVFGFMSYDKWLSDRWQSIGRDLEYLRITFGWGLLLIVAFCVLGDRYLAARREGRLEVGKTLDPAWMHPETAPADQASVHNGHARHAVPETVTT is encoded by the coding sequence GTGTTCCTTCGCCAGCTCGAGCCCCGCACCGCTCGCACCACCGCCGAGGTCCTGAACTTCGCTCTGTGGCCGTTAGCGGTCCTGACTGTGCTGCATCGGGTCTTCATCAAGGCCGTCAATGTGACGATCACCGATGACTTCAAGCCCGTGTACAACGCTTCGCTGGCGTTCCTGAACCATCGGGCGATCTACGCCGAGAACTTCAACTCGACCGACCCGCACTACCTGTACCCGCCCAGTGGCACGCTGATGATCGCGCCGCTGGCCATCATCGATCCGGAGAAGTCCCGCTGGTGCTTCATCCTGATCAATGCGATCGCCATTCTGGTGGCCTGGTACCTGCTGCTGAAGCTGTTCAACTTCACGCTCAATTCGGTTGCCGCACCGGCGTTGCTGCTGGCCATGTTCATGTCGGAGACGGTGATCAACACACTCGTCTTCACGAATATCGACGGCTGTCTGCTGATGGCGATGGTCGCGTTCATCCATCTGCTGCTCAAACGCCGGGATCTGTGGGCCGGTGTGGCATTGGGATTGGCGATAGCGGTGAAGGGTCCGCTGATCGCCCCGCTGCTGCTGATCCCGCTGGTGCGCGGGCAGTGGAAGGTGTTCATCACCGCGCTGGGCATCCCGGTGGTGCTGAACCTGCTCGCGTGGCCGCTGATCGTGGACTACGGGCGGTTCTGGAGCCATACGCTGCCGTACCTGGCCGAGTCCCGGGACTACTTCAACAGCGCGATCGTCGGCAATGCCATGTACTACGGCGTCGCGGAGTGGCTGACCTGGACCATCCGCATCGTCCTCGGCGTGATGGTGCTGATCTCGCTGTGGCTGCTGTACCGGTACTACCGCGACGACGAGGTCTTCTTCATCTGCACCGCCTCGGGCATTCTCTTCGGCGGCACCATGCTGCTCGGCTCGCTGGGGCAGATGTACTACTCGATGTTCCTGATCCCCATGATCATGACCGTGGTGCAACGCAATTCGGTGATGCGGAACTGGCCGGCGTGGGTCGCGGTATTCGGGTTCATGTCCTACGACAAGTGGCTTTCGGACCGCTGGCAGAGCATCGGGCGCGACCTCGAATACCTGCGCATCACCTTCGGGTGGGGGCTGCTGCTCATCGTCGCGTTCTGCGTGCTGGGCGACCGCTACCTGGCCGCGCGGCGCGAGGGACGGCTCGAGGTCGGCAAGACGCTCGATCCCGCGTGGATGCATCCCGAGACGGCCCCGGCCGATCAGGCGAGCGTGCACAACGGGCATGCCCGGCACGCCGTTCCCGAGACCGTCACAACCTGA
- the msrB gene encoding peptide-methionine (R)-S-oxide reductase MsrB → MSSDADTSLPAPRIQLSPQEWRAKLSPDEYRVLREAGTERAYTGEYTDTETDGIYECRACGAELFRSGEKFHSHCGWPSFFDPAKSEAVILRADDSLGAHRVEVLCANCHSHLGHVFEGEGYPTPTDKRYCINSISLRLAPAEGSTS, encoded by the coding sequence ATGAGTTCCGACGCTGATACCTCGCTACCGGCACCGCGCATTCAGCTCAGCCCGCAGGAGTGGCGGGCCAAGTTGAGCCCGGACGAATACCGCGTCCTGCGGGAGGCCGGCACCGAACGCGCCTACACGGGCGAATACACCGATACCGAAACCGACGGCATCTACGAGTGCCGGGCCTGCGGCGCCGAATTGTTCCGCAGCGGTGAGAAATTCCATTCGCACTGCGGGTGGCCGTCGTTCTTCGATCCGGCGAAGTCGGAGGCTGTCATCCTGCGCGCCGACGATTCGCTCGGTGCGCACCGCGTGGAAGTGCTGTGCGCCAACTGCCACAGCCATCTGGGCCACGTGTTCGAGGGCGAGGGTTACCCCACGCCCACGGACAAGCGGTACTGCATCAACTCCATCTCGCTGCGTTTGGCCCCTGCTGAGGGTTCTACCAGCTGA
- a CDS encoding tyrosine-protein phosphatase: MIRPRLLGASLVLASALSFGSLPAIALADQPAPSAVQPPAATGNVVLNTADRSLNLQGVVNARDAGGYKTTDGRTVRTGLVYRTGDLSKATDADLADLSGRNVKAVHDLRTSYEQQFMGVDKVPAGATEYHNDIIGQAPPQVMASTLVAGADLYRAFITAPGASEGFADVLRDIAYNDGAVLFHCSAGKDRTGWTSAVLLTILGVDHDTVQYDYLLSNYYRGAKDGDMLNGVTASALAAAFDQVNQSYGSFDNYVHEGLKLTDADVSALKAKLLS, from the coding sequence ATGATCCGACCTCGTCTGCTCGGCGCGTCGCTGGTGCTGGCCTCCGCGCTGTCCTTCGGCTCGCTGCCCGCCATCGCGCTGGCCGACCAGCCCGCGCCCTCGGCGGTGCAGCCGCCCGCGGCCACCGGCAATGTGGTCCTGAACACGGCCGACCGCTCGCTGAACCTGCAGGGCGTGGTGAACGCCCGGGACGCCGGCGGTTACAAGACCACCGACGGGCGCACCGTGCGCACCGGGCTGGTCTATCGCACCGGCGACCTGAGCAAGGCGACCGATGCCGATCTGGCCGACCTGTCGGGTCGCAATGTGAAGGCCGTGCACGATCTGCGCACCAGCTACGAGCAGCAGTTCATGGGCGTGGACAAGGTTCCGGCCGGCGCCACCGAGTACCACAACGACATTATCGGCCAGGCCCCGCCGCAGGTCATGGCGTCCACGCTGGTCGCGGGCGCGGACCTGTACCGCGCGTTCATCACCGCCCCGGGCGCGAGCGAGGGCTTCGCCGACGTGCTGCGCGATATCGCCTACAACGACGGCGCCGTGCTGTTCCACTGCAGCGCGGGCAAGGACCGCACCGGCTGGACTTCGGCTGTGCTGCTGACCATTCTGGGCGTCGACCACGACACCGTGCAGTACGACTACCTGCTGTCGAACTACTACCGCGGCGCCAAGGACGGCGACATGCTCAACGGCGTCACCGCCTCGGCGCTGGCCGCGGCGTTCGACCAGGTCAACCAGAGCTACGGCAGCTTCGACAACTACGTGCACGAGGGCCTGAAGCTCACCGACGCGGATGTCTCGGCGCTGAAGGCGAAACTGCTTTCCTGA
- a CDS encoding tyrosine-protein phosphatase produces the protein MIRPRLLGASLLLASALSIGSMPAAALADTGSAGSGSSGSSSGSSSSSVQPPTPTGSVVLSITDRNLNLSGVQNARDAGGYRTTDGHTVRPGLVYRTAALNGASDTDLANLVARNVKSVHDLRTSAEQSLSGADKVPAGATEYHNDIIGQASPLVGLSTGSGGGALYQAFITAPGANAGFAAVLRDIETNPGAVLYHCTAGKDRTGWTSAVLLTILGVDHDTVVYDFMLSNYYRGAQAGDTLNGVTASELETAFSQANTTYGSFANYVSTGLGLTATDIATLKAKLLV, from the coding sequence ATGATTCGCCCCCGCCTGCTAGGCGCCTCGCTACTGCTGGCTTCCGCGCTGTCGATCGGCTCGATGCCCGCCGCGGCGCTGGCGGATACCGGCTCCGCGGGCTCGGGTTCCTCGGGTTCGTCCTCCGGCTCGTCCTCGTCGTCGGTTCAGCCGCCGACCCCGACCGGCAGCGTCGTGCTGAGCATCACCGACCGGAATCTGAACCTGTCGGGTGTGCAGAACGCGCGTGACGCGGGCGGCTACCGGACCACCGACGGCCACACCGTCCGGCCCGGCCTGGTGTACCGCACCGCCGCGCTGAACGGCGCCAGCGATACGGATCTGGCCAATCTGGTTGCGCGGAACGTGAAGTCGGTCCACGATCTGCGCACCAGCGCCGAGCAGTCGCTGTCGGGCGCGGACAAGGTTCCGGCCGGGGCCACCGAGTACCACAATGACATCATCGGTCAGGCGTCTCCGCTGGTGGGGTTGTCCACGGGCTCCGGTGGCGGCGCCCTGTACCAGGCGTTCATCACCGCGCCGGGCGCGAACGCGGGCTTCGCCGCGGTGCTGCGCGATATCGAGACCAATCCGGGCGCGGTGCTGTACCACTGCACGGCGGGCAAGGATCGCACCGGCTGGACTTCCGCTGTGCTGCTGACGATCCTGGGCGTCGACCATGACACCGTGGTCTACGACTTCATGCTGTCGAACTACTACCGCGGCGCCCAGGCCGGCGACACGCTCAACGGTGTGACCGCCTCGGAGCTGGAAACCGCCTTCTCCCAGGCGAATACCACCTACGGCAGCTTCGCGAACTACGTCAGCACCGGCCTCGGCCTCACCGCCACCGATATCGCCACCCTGAAGGCGAAACTGCTCGTCTGA
- a CDS encoding VOC family protein, with amino-acid sequence MKDVFARAHHVCIVVADVRAAIDYYEGIGIGGWQDYPDLSEYDNKELSVPDRKAFLGLKYVYTNVVAGLQLQLVEPGPGDTPQRNFLDRTGGGVFHIGFNVEDIDKSTGTVQEAGISILMSGRRKDRTGFTYFDTAVQAGVVLEIRH; translated from the coding sequence ATGAAAGATGTGTTCGCCCGTGCACATCATGTATGCATAGTGGTGGCGGATGTCAGGGCGGCCATCGACTACTACGAAGGCATAGGAATCGGTGGATGGCAGGATTATCCGGACCTTTCCGAATATGACAACAAAGAGCTGAGCGTGCCTGATCGAAAAGCATTTCTCGGATTGAAGTACGTCTACACCAACGTTGTCGCGGGACTGCAACTCCAGCTGGTCGAGCCTGGTCCTGGTGATACCCCTCAACGTAATTTTCTAGATCGAACCGGGGGCGGCGTCTTCCATATCGGTTTCAATGTGGAAGACATAGATAAATCAACCGGTACGGTCCAAGAGGCGGGAATTTCTATTTTGATGTCGGGTAGGCGTAAAGACCGAACCGGATTCACCTATTTTGATACAGCAGTACAAGCCGGTGTAGTTCTGGAGATTCGACACTAG
- a CDS encoding pyrimidine reductase family protein, producing the protein MQRMPNAIQLTELNHDDLLALYAYPAGPAAPWIRVNFLTSIDGAVTIDGRSGGLGTPADKKVFQILRDLADVVVVGAGTARAENYGAAHTDSQLRMRLHHHGFGGDPTGAAPRIAVVTASADLDPTSRLFTDTGARPIVLTTAAAPADRKKAITEAGGQVIEAGATSVTADGLRNALEELDMRRVLCEGGPALFGDLIVAQAVDELCLTLSPMLVAGTERRIAVSPNAMPTPMTCRHLLFDDDGTILTRWVAHHTL; encoded by the coding sequence ATGCAGCGTATGCCCAATGCGATCCAGCTCACAGAGCTCAACCACGACGACCTGCTGGCGCTGTACGCGTACCCGGCCGGGCCCGCGGCGCCGTGGATTCGGGTCAACTTCTTGACCAGCATCGACGGGGCGGTCACCATCGACGGCCGCTCCGGAGGTCTGGGGACGCCCGCCGATAAGAAGGTCTTCCAGATCCTGCGCGATCTGGCCGATGTGGTGGTGGTCGGCGCGGGCACCGCGCGGGCGGAGAATTACGGTGCGGCACACACCGATTCACAGCTGCGCATGCGGCTGCATCATCACGGGTTCGGCGGCGATCCGACCGGAGCGGCGCCGCGCATCGCGGTGGTGACCGCCTCCGCGGACCTCGATCCGACCAGCAGACTGTTCACCGACACCGGTGCGCGGCCGATCGTGCTGACCACCGCCGCCGCGCCCGCCGACCGCAAGAAGGCGATCACCGAGGCGGGCGGCCAGGTGATCGAAGCCGGCGCGACCAGTGTCACCGCAGACGGGCTGCGCAACGCCCTGGAGGAACTCGACATGAGACGGGTTCTGTGCGAGGGCGGGCCCGCGCTCTTCGGTGATCTCATCGTCGCCCAGGCCGTCGACGAACTGTGCCTCACACTGTCTCCGATGCTGGTCGCGGGGACGGAACGGCGAATCGCCGTGTCCCCCAATGCCATGCCCACGCCCATGACTTGCCGTCATCTGCTCTTCGACGACGACGGCACCATCCTGACTCGCTGGGTCGCCCATCACACCCTGTAG
- a CDS encoding alpha/beta fold hydrolase, which yields MRWTRAALLASTLSILVTTGCGAGPSDRPAVAVEHPHQAGVAVTTASGPPAPPAPELPKTDLAWHDCTAPTFSLLSLGAPPQGLILDCAEFSTQVDAGGAVGGNFRTAAMRARYDRTPKDAVPLVLTSGYDRASTATLAGLAASPAGALLAARPIVAIDRRGIGSSQPVSCLTDDIRKAITDQAQFTRGTTDPVDAVAKASQDATIACLDFLSPAQGTFDAAHAADDIDQLRKAWQVDHIALMGTGSGATVALSYAHKYGDHLGRVVLDSPQAVGLDAVGRSEQQVRGAEAALTGFAQRCAALNCSLGSDPHAAIVTLVNRAGNGEFGDLSASALVTTLNGFLSDPRTLANPQLTEFADALSALGRGDRGPITPIVLRQTAAVDNDGEFVNRCSDNLQPTTPVRAKELESQWAGKYTVFGRFAAIDLMDCSAWPSATAIAMPDKFDRPVLVVGGDADPVAGVDSRPTVTGALGAAGARTSTVEWQGWGHPAFAHSGCVQQAVTDYLKDATLPEDGTACPA from the coding sequence ATGCGCTGGACTCGGGCCGCTCTGCTGGCGTCCACACTTTCGATCCTGGTGACCACCGGCTGTGGCGCCGGGCCCTCCGACCGGCCCGCCGTCGCCGTGGAACACCCCCATCAGGCGGGGGTCGCGGTGACCACCGCCTCGGGTCCACCCGCGCCGCCCGCACCCGAACTGCCCAAGACCGATCTCGCGTGGCACGACTGCACCGCGCCGACCTTCAGCCTGCTGTCACTGGGCGCACCGCCGCAGGGGCTCATTCTCGACTGCGCCGAATTCAGCACCCAGGTCGATGCCGGCGGTGCGGTCGGCGGTAATTTCCGCACCGCGGCCATGCGGGCCCGCTACGACCGGACTCCGAAAGACGCCGTGCCGCTGGTGCTGACGTCGGGGTACGACCGGGCCTCCACCGCCACGCTGGCGGGTCTCGCGGCCAGTCCGGCCGGGGCGCTGCTGGCGGCGCGGCCCATCGTGGCCATCGATCGGCGCGGGATCGGCAGCTCACAGCCGGTCAGCTGCCTGACCGACGATATTCGCAAGGCGATCACCGATCAGGCCCAATTCACACGCGGCACAACCGATCCCGTGGACGCGGTGGCCAAGGCCAGCCAGGACGCCACCATCGCGTGCCTGGACTTCCTCTCCCCCGCACAGGGCACCTTCGATGCCGCACACGCCGCCGATGACATCGACCAGCTGCGCAAGGCCTGGCAGGTCGATCACATCGCGCTCATGGGCACCGGCAGCGGTGCGACGGTCGCGCTCAGCTATGCGCACAAGTACGGCGATCACCTCGGCCGGGTGGTGCTCGATTCACCGCAGGCGGTCGGTCTGGACGCCGTCGGGCGCAGCGAACAGCAGGTCCGCGGGGCCGAGGCGGCGCTGACCGGCTTCGCGCAACGCTGTGCGGCGCTGAACTGTTCGCTGGGCAGCGATCCGCATGCCGCCATCGTCACGCTGGTCAACCGGGCCGGTAACGGCGAATTCGGGGATCTGTCCGCATCGGCGCTGGTGACCACGCTCAACGGCTTCCTCAGCGATCCGCGCACGCTGGCGAACCCGCAGCTGACCGAATTCGCCGATGCGCTTTCGGCTCTCGGGCGCGGTGATCGCGGGCCCATTACGCCGATCGTGCTGCGCCAGACCGCGGCGGTCGACAATGACGGCGAATTCGTGAATCGGTGCAGTGACAATCTGCAACCCACCACTCCGGTCCGCGCCAAAGAGCTCGAGAGCCAGTGGGCGGGCAAGTACACGGTGTTCGGCAGGTTCGCGGCCATCGATCTGATGGACTGTTCGGCCTGGCCCAGCGCCACCGCGATCGCCATGCCGGACAAGTTCGATCGGCCCGTACTGGTTGTCGGCGGCGACGCCGATCCCGTCGCCGGGGTCGACAGCAGGCCGACCGTCACCGGTGCGCTCGGCGCGGCCGGGGCGCGCACCTCCACCGTGGAATGGCAGGGCTGGGGGCACCCGGCCTTCGCGCACTCCGGGTGTGTCCAGCAGGCTGTCACCGACTACCTGAAAGACGCCACGCTGCCCGAGGACGGCACCGCCTGCCCGGCCTAG
- the zapE gene encoding cell division protein ZapE, which produces MQQRLVDRHPEVPADQLVAQMVPPPTFDEVSFASYIPDPKEPSQAAAVRKAEEFAAQVTKLHQAASKKPLFGKKKPVSGIGLYLDGGFGVGKTHLLASIYHSVPGPKSFGTFGEVTNLVGALGFNNAVDRLAGNSVLCIDEFELDDPGDTMLVSRLLAELTARGVSIVATSNTLPGQLGEGRFAASDFMREIKKLGSLFEPIRVDGPDYRHRDLPPAPEPTAPEHLAEKAAATPGSTLDDFDALLKHLSTLHPSKYNALIQGVSAVFISDVHTVTDQAVALRIVVLADRLYDAGTPVTVSGAKLDQIFSQEMLDGGYRKKYLRAISRLLALSRFETPAATS; this is translated from the coding sequence GTGCAACAACGCCTTGTCGATCGCCATCCGGAGGTTCCGGCAGACCAGCTCGTGGCGCAGATGGTTCCCCCGCCGACCTTCGACGAGGTGAGCTTCGCCAGCTACATCCCGGATCCGAAGGAGCCGTCGCAGGCGGCTGCCGTGCGCAAAGCCGAGGAATTCGCCGCCCAGGTCACCAAGCTGCATCAGGCTGCCTCGAAGAAGCCCCTGTTCGGCAAGAAGAAGCCGGTGTCGGGCATCGGCCTGTATCTGGACGGTGGCTTCGGTGTGGGCAAGACCCACCTGCTGGCCTCGATCTATCACAGCGTGCCGGGGCCGAAATCCTTCGGCACCTTCGGTGAGGTGACCAATCTGGTCGGCGCACTGGGCTTCAACAATGCCGTCGACCGCCTCGCGGGCAATAGCGTGCTCTGCATCGACGAGTTCGAGCTCGATGATCCGGGCGACACCATGCTGGTGTCGCGGCTGCTCGCGGAGCTGACCGCGCGCGGTGTGTCGATTGTCGCAACGTCGAACACCTTGCCCGGTCAGCTGGGTGAGGGGCGTTTCGCCGCCTCGGATTTCATGCGTGAGATCAAGAAGCTCGGTTCGCTGTTCGAGCCCATTCGCGTCGACGGCCCGGACTACCGGCACCGCGATCTGCCGCCCGCCCCGGAGCCGACCGCGCCCGAGCATCTGGCCGAGAAGGCCGCTGCCACACCGGGTTCCACGCTCGACGACTTCGACGCGCTGCTGAAGCATCTGAGCACGCTGCACCCGTCCAAGTACAACGCGCTGATTCAGGGCGTGTCGGCGGTGTTCATCTCCGATGTGCACACCGTGACCGACCAAGCGGTCGCTTTGCGTATTGTGGTCTTGGCCGACCGGCTCTACGACGCGGGAACTCCCGTCACCGTTTCCGGAGCCAAGTTGGACCAGATTTTCTCGCAGGAAATGCTCGATGGTGGATACCGCAAGAAGTATCTGCGTGCCATTTCGCGCCTGCTGGCGCTGTCCCGGTTCGAAACCCCGGCAGCCACTTCGTAA